A region from the Panicum hallii strain FIL2 chromosome 1, PHallii_v3.1, whole genome shotgun sequence genome encodes:
- the LOC112878071 gene encoding bidirectional sugar transporter SWEET4-like, producing MISPDTIRTAIGVIGNGTALVLFLSPVPTFIRIWKKGSVEQYSPVPYVATLLNCMMWVLYGLPLVHPHSMLVITINGTGMAIELTYVTLFLLYSTGPARRKVVLLLAAEVAFVGAVAVLVLSLAHTHERRSMIVGILCVLFGTGMYAAPLSVMKMVIQTKSVEYMPLSLSLASLVNGICWTAYALIKFDLYITIPNGLGVLFAVAQVVLYAIYYKSTQEIIEARKRKANQVAMTEVVVDDGKTNNNHASAGLY from the exons ATGATCTCCCCGGACACTATCCGCACGGCCATTGGCGTCATCG GCAATGGGACCGCCCTTGTGCTCTTCCTCTCCCCAGT GCCGACGTTCATCCGCATCTGGAAGAAGGGGTCGGTGGAGCAGTACTCGCCGGTGCCCTATGTGGCGACACTCCTCAACTGCATGATGTGGGTGTTGTACGGCCTGCCGTTGGTCCACCCCCACAGCATGCTCGTCATCACCATCAACGGCACCGGCATGGCCATCGAGCTCACCTACGTCACGCTCTTCCTCCTCTACTCCACGGGGCCCGCTCGCCGCAaggtcgtcctcctcctcgctgcCGAGGTCGCCTTCGTCGGCGCGGTCGCCGTTCTTGTGCTCAGCCTGGCGCACACGCACGAGCGCAGGTCCATGATCGTCGGCATCCTCTGCGTCCTCTTCGGCACCGGCATGTACGCTGCGCCGCTCTCCGTCATG AAAATGGTGATCCAGACGAAGAGTGTGGAGTACATGCCTTTGTCCCTGTCCCTAGCTTCTCTGGTGAATGGCATCTGCTGGACAGCCTATGCCCTCATCAAATTCGACCTCTACATCACC ATCCCCAACGGGCTGGGTGTTCTGTTCGCGGTGGCGCAGGTGGTCCTCTACGCCATCTACTACAAGTCCACCCAGGAGATCATCGAGGCGCGGAAGCGCAAGGCAAACCAGGTTGCCATGACCGAGGTCGTCGTCGACGACGGCAAGACCAACAACAACCACGCCAGCGCCGGCCTTTACTGA